Proteins from a single region of Brachyhypopomus gauderio isolate BG-103 unplaced genomic scaffold, BGAUD_0.2 sc137, whole genome shotgun sequence:
- the arhgef11 gene encoding rho guanine nucleotide exchange factor 11 isoform X1, whose translation MSVRPPTSTLDRTAVKKPTHLTRLSSFTAGDSERKTPLGHQREPLSDLPPEGAVPGLVQRCVVVERDTLGFGFTVCGERIKLVQNVRPGGAAVKAGVHEGDRIIKVNGALVSSMSHQEVVKMIKSGMYVALTLQGPPPSVASVPLQPLTSDVLPNHRIALGGEAPPPPPPPLPPTGIGTPTQRITGPKPLQDPEVQKHATQILRKMLEQEEAELQDLLDERSQNPSPSLEERIESAKRRAHKVRVRIQQDLDGTRSESVSGYVMAGEGRLSIDSGEGEFDVCESPVSSPSSLFRTPLRHRHSSDPQAADSGGKAQIIGPEEEEEEDDCYTINEMDGPFQDIELLKSRPAHMAVFMRYIFSQLRDPNPLLFYLSVEAYLGSSPKDARTLAPQICSDFLNPDAPLKIKVRDEYLSDIESRLHAQEDIRGPLSELQQQVLPEIQLQIQDYRSKQLMGLGSLFGESDLQQLDGDPAKERQVVDRQVAALWELLSKHEEERSSPLSSAVHLYLRHTGIKLRDSKVFPGLSTEKEKWLAFLPKTLKPLSGMKKENHGEEKKRNPILKYIGKPRSSSQSTFHVPLSPTEVRKCEEHYSGNVRNIIQHFENHTDPVGEEGENEGQRLSTGSLGEDSMESPTVLVRLARSESLKAQGEGRRRGGAAGAETVPRSRSDVDMEDCDERDGTGLRPLHHSASSSASSSSARSLENPTPPYTPRSRRRSVDTPLALLPDAPLLEEDVVDTQNWQDTVEPDVLSSLSAREIDRQAVIYELFTTEASHLRILRVLDQVFFQKMRNALSSEELSCIFPNLPQVYNLHASLCESMKRLRDSPIVQGIGDIMLSRFEDAPGEEFQEEVSHLCSQQSQALELIKNKQRKDPRFAHLIQECEASPHCRRLQLKDLLVSEMQRLTKYPLLLDNIIKHTEAGSPDLQPLLRAQVCCRGILQAVNEVVRETEHRQRLSQYQRRLDLSPLERLANPVSEFKNLDLTTKKMIHEGPLTWKVSKDKAIDIQALLLSDLLLLLQRGPDDRLILRYPSRTLGGVVGGVVGGNTDLKTPFCPVVRLGSSLVRSVATDNKALYVISTSERQMYELVAGTLSEKNTWKDLLEKTISLASGGVGTTKQGSPAPSRGDVRSSQLHGNHVSRLDDSPMEEAGSLEKDSQSDDENVLTPTTPADQSEAFMRNDGQDYVGEQVAEAALQDVETLRRLIFKDHDGWSQDSDDTPTNETANEGSPFIDRSGLEAAESTSDETSTQLEEDHVDAPPVEVVRKAVGAGSSSIPDDMIDVTSNQSSESKGNMFYLVLPKDQTSLLTEESSTDDSSDLEAARQEQKVTSLSSQQEDEEQEMSFRSPRGQSHLEVMSNETRPSQSRANIQRHIIKNMDEIFQTIEDLMKKLHQLRDIEADHCRLLRMERRKSPVGQGPEVSIHRSPSFIRMPSEDLGSADGNEGGPTEPAQPLIHSTGF comes from the exons ATGAGTGTCAGACCTCCAACATCTACTCTGGACAG GACAGCCGTTAAGAAACCAACTCACCTGACCAG GTTGAGCAGCTTTACAGCGGGAGACTCGGAGCGCAAGACCCCTCTTGGCCATCAGAGGGAGCCTCTCTCAGATCTCCCCCCTGAGGGTGCAG TACCAGGGCTGGTGCAGAGATGTGTGGTGGTTGAGAGGGACACCTTGGGTTTTGGTTTtactgtgtgtggagagaggatCAAACTTGTGCAGAACGTTCGTCCAG GGGGGGCAGCGGTGAAGGCCGGGGTACACGAGGGAGACCGAATCATCAAG GTCAATGGTGCGCTAGTGTCGTCCATGTCACATCAGGAAGTGGTGAAGATGATCAAAT CTGGGATGTACGTGGCCCTCACCCTGCAGGGTCCGCCTCCTTCGGTCGCCTCCGTCCCACTTCAGCCCCTCACGTCAGACGTCTTGCCCAATCACAGGATCGCGTTAGGGGGCGAAGCTCCGCCTCccccaccaccgccactccCGCCTACAGGAATCggtacccccacacagagaatCACCGGCCCCAAACCACTACAG GACCCAGAGGTCCAGAAACACGCCACGCAGATCCTACGGAAGATGCTGGAAcaagaggaggcggagctacaG GACCTGCTGGACGAGAGGTCTCaaaacccctccccctctttgGAGGAGAGAATCGAAAGTGCCAAACGGCGTGCTCACAAAGTCCGAGTGAGAATTCAGCAGGATCTT GATGGAACTCGCTCTGAGTCGGTGAGCGGCTACGTGATGGCCGGGGAGG GACGTTTGTCTATAGACTCAGGCGAAGGGGAATTTGAC GTTTGCGAGAGCCctgtctcctccccttcctcctTGTTCAGGACCCCGTTGCGCCACAGACACTCTTCTGACCCACAAGCTGCCGActca GGAGGCAAGGCACAAATAATTGGtccagaggaagaagaggaagaggatgattGCTATACAATCAATGAA ATGGACGGCCCGTTTCAGGACATTGAGCTGTTGAAAAGTCGCCCAGCACACATGGCAGTGTTCATGAGATATATATTCAGCCAGCTCCGGGACCCTAACCCACTG ctGTTCTATCTCTCTGTGGAAGCATATTTGGGCTCAAGCCCCAAAGACGCCCGAACTCTCGCTCCACAAATCTGCTCCGACTTCCTGAACCCTGATGCT cCGCTGAAGATTAAAGTCAGAGACGAGTATCTCTCGGATATTG AGAGCCGTCTCCATGCCCAGGAGGACATCAGGGGTCCGCTCTCTGAGCTCCAGCAGCAGGTTCTGCCTGAGATCCAGCTCCAAATCCAGGACTACAG GAGCAAACAGTTGATGGGACTGGGTTCGCTGTTTGGGGAGAGCGATCTTCAGCAGCTGGATGGAGACCCTGCCAAAGAGCGACAGGTGGTGGACAGACAGGTGGCGGCACTGTGGGAACTCCT CTCAAAACACGAGGAGGAGAGAAG CTCCCCATTATCGTCTGCCGTACACCTGTACCTTCGCCACACCGGCATCAAGCTGCGGGACTCCAAGGTCTTCCCAGGACTGAGCACGGAGAAGGAGAAGTGGCTGGCGTTCTTACCCAAGACCCTGAAG CCCCTGAGCGGCATGAAGAAGGAGAACCACggagaggagaagaagaggaatCCCATCCTGAAGTACATCGGCAAGCCCAGGAGCTCCTCGCAGTCCA CGTTCCATGTCCCGTTGTCCCCTACAGAAG tgcggaaatgtgaggaacaTTATTCAGGAAACGTGAGGAACATTATTCAGCACTTTGAGAACCACACAGACCCTGTtggtgaagagggagagaatgagggacAGAGACTCTCGACTGGCAGCCTCGGGGAGGACAGcatggagag tcctACAGTGTTGGTGCGTTTGGCCCGTAGTGAATCTTTGAAGGCCCAGGGGGAGGGGCGTCGCCGTGGAGGTGCAGCAGGGGCGGAGACTGTCCCCCGTTCCCGTAGCGATGTTGACATGGAAGACTGCGATGAGAGGGATGGCACAGGACTCCGCCCCTTACATCACAGTGCTTCCTCCTCCGCCTCCAGCAGCTCTGCGAg GTCACTGGAGAACCCCACACCACCGTATACCCCACGCTCCAGACGCAG gAGTGTAGATACACCATTGGCATTGTTGCCTGATGCCCCTCTTTtggaggaggatgttgtggacACCCAGAACTGGCAGGACACTGTGGAGCCCGACGTCCTGTCCTCTCTCAGCGCCCGCGAGATCGACCGCCAGGCCGTCATCTACG AGCTGTTCACAACGGAAGCGTCTCATCTCCGGATTCTCAGGGTGCTCGATCAGGTGTTCTTCCAGAAGATGAGGAACGCTCTGAGCTCCGAGGAACTCTCCTGCATATTCCCCAACCTGCCCCAGGTCTACAACCTTCATG CAAGTCTGTGTGAGTCCATGAAGAGACTGAGGGACTCCCCTATCGTCCAAGGCATCGGAGACATCATGCTGTCCAGG tttgaAGACGCACCAGGAGAGGAGTTCCAGGAGGAGGTGTCTCACCTGTGCAGTCAGCAGAGTCAGGCCCTGGAGCtcattaaaaacaaacagcGCAAGGACCCACGCTTTGCTCACCTGATACAG gaatgTGAAGCCAGCCCTCACTGCCGCAGGCTACAACTAAAGGACCTTCTAGTGTCTGAGATGCAGAGACTCACCAAATACCCCCTGCTGCTGGATAACATCATCAAACACACAGAAG CTGGTTCACCAGACCTGCAGCCGTTGCTACGGGCACAGGTGTGTTGCCGCGGGATCCTACAAGCCGTCAACGAGGTCGTCAGGGAGACGGAGCACCGGCAACGGCTCAGCCAATACCAGCGCAGGCTAGACCTATCGCCTCTGGAGCGGCTGGCCAATCCCGTCTCAGAGTTTAAG AATCTGGACCTGACCACCAAGAAAATGATCCATGAAGGTCCTTTGACTTGGAAAGTTAGTAAAGATAAAGCTATAG ACATTCAGGCTCTGCTTCTCTCAGACCTGCTGCTGCTCCTCCAAAGGGGTCCGGATGACCGGTTGATCCTACGCTACCCCTCACGCACGCTGGGTGGGGTTGTGGGAGGGGTTGTGGGCGGGAATACAGACCTCAAAACCCCCTTCTGCCCTGTGGTCCGTCTGGGTTCATCGCTCGTCAGATCCGTGGCTACAG ATAACAAGGCCCTGTATGTGATCAGTACATCAGAGAGACAAATGTACGAGCTGGTGGCTGGGACGTTATCCGAGAAAaacac ATGGAAGGACCTATTGGAAAAGACCATCTCGCTGGCCTCTGGAGGAGTTGGGACCACCAAACAAGGATCACCAGCTCC ATCTAGAGGAGATGTCAGGAGTTCACAGTTGCATGGTAATCATGTCAGTCGGCTAG ATGACTCCCCAATGGAAGAGGCTGGATCTTTAGAGAAAGATTCACAGAGTGATGATGAAAATGTTCTCACACCCACTACTCCAGCTGACCAATCAGAGGCTTTCATGCGTAATGATGGGCAGGATTATGTGGGAGAGCAAGTGGCTGAAGCTGCTCTTCAAGATG TTGAGACACTAAGACGGTTGATCTTTAAAGATCATGATGGGTGGAGTCAGGATTCTGATGACACACCTACAAACGAGACGGCCAATGAAGGGAGTCCATTCATAGATCGATCAGGACTAGAGGCTGCTGAATCTACCTCAGATGAAACATCCACACAGTTAGAGGAGGATCACGTAGATGCTCCACCTGTAGAGGTTGTGAGGAAAG CTGTGGGTGCGGGCTCTTCTTCTATTCCTGATGACATGATTGATGTCACCTCCAATCAGTCTTCTGAGTCAAAAG GGAACATGTTCTATCTAGTGTTACCAAAAGACCAGACGAGTCTACTAACAGAAGAAAGCAGCACAGATGATTCAAGTGATTTAGAGGCTGCCCGTCAGGAGCAGAAAGTGACATCATTGTCCTCGCAGCAAGAGGATGAAGAGCAGGAGATGTCTTTCAGGTCACCAAGGGGCCAATCGCACCTGGAGGTGATGAGTAATGAGACGAGGCCCAGCCAATCACGAGCTAACATACAACGACACATAATCAAAAACATGGATGAGATTTTTCAAACCATCGAGGACCTGATGAAAAAACTGCATCAGCTTAGG GACATTGAAGCAGATCACTGTAGACTGCTCAGGATGGAGAGAAGAAAATCACCTGTTGGTCAAGGCCCAGAGGTCTCCATCCACAGGTCTCCCTCCTTCATCAGGATGCCATCTGAGGATCTTGGGTCAGCTGATG GTAACGAAGGAGGGCCAACAGAACCAGCTCAGCCTCTGATCCATTCTACAGGATTCTGA
- the arhgef11 gene encoding rho guanine nucleotide exchange factor 11 isoform X2, producing the protein MSVRPPTSTLDRTAVKKPTHLTRLSSFTAGDSERKTPLGHQREPLSDLPPEGAVPGLVQRCVVVERDTLGFGFTVCGERIKLVQNVRPGGAAVKAGVHEGDRIIKVNGALVSSMSHQEVVKMIKSGMYVALTLQGPPPSVASVPLQPLTSDVLPNHRIALGGEAPPPPPPPLPPTGIGTPTQRITGPKPLQDPEVQKHATQILRKMLEQEEAELQDLLDERSQNPSPSLEERIESAKRRAHKVRVRIQQDLDGTRSESVSGYVMAGEGRLSIDSGEGEFDVCESPVSSPSSLFRTPLRHRHSSDPQAADSGGKAQIIGPEEEEEEDDCYTINEMDGPFQDIELLKSRPAHMAVFMRYIFSQLRDPNPLLFYLSVEAYLGSSPKDARTLAPQICSDFLNPDAPLKIKVRDEYLSDIESRLHAQEDIRGPLSELQQQVLPEIQLQIQDYRSKQLMGLGSLFGESDLQQLDGDPAKERQVVDRQVAALWELLSKHEEERSSPLSSAVHLYLRHTGIKLRDSKVFPGLSTEKEKWLAFLPKTLKPLSGMKKENHGEEKKRNPILKYIGKPRSSSQSMRKCEEHYSGNVRNIIQHFENHTDPVGEEGENEGQRLSTGSLGEDSMESPTVLVRLARSESLKAQGEGRRRGGAAGAETVPRSRSDVDMEDCDERDGTGLRPLHHSASSSASSSSARSLENPTPPYTPRSRRRSVDTPLALLPDAPLLEEDVVDTQNWQDTVEPDVLSSLSAREIDRQAVIYELFTTEASHLRILRVLDQVFFQKMRNALSSEELSCIFPNLPQVYNLHASLCESMKRLRDSPIVQGIGDIMLSRFEDAPGEEFQEEVSHLCSQQSQALELIKNKQRKDPRFAHLIQECEASPHCRRLQLKDLLVSEMQRLTKYPLLLDNIIKHTEAGSPDLQPLLRAQVCCRGILQAVNEVVRETEHRQRLSQYQRRLDLSPLERLANPVSEFKNLDLTTKKMIHEGPLTWKVSKDKAIDIQALLLSDLLLLLQRGPDDRLILRYPSRTLGGVVGGVVGGNTDLKTPFCPVVRLGSSLVRSVATDNKALYVISTSERQMYELVAGTLSEKNTWKDLLEKTISLASGGVGTTKQGSPAPSRGDVRSSQLHGNHVSRLDDSPMEEAGSLEKDSQSDDENVLTPTTPADQSEAFMRNDGQDYVGEQVAEAALQDVETLRRLIFKDHDGWSQDSDDTPTNETANEGSPFIDRSGLEAAESTSDETSTQLEEDHVDAPPVEVVRKAVGAGSSSIPDDMIDVTSNQSSESKGNMFYLVLPKDQTSLLTEESSTDDSSDLEAARQEQKVTSLSSQQEDEEQEMSFRSPRGQSHLEVMSNETRPSQSRANIQRHIIKNMDEIFQTIEDLMKKLHQLRDIEADHCRLLRMERRKSPVGQGPEVSIHRSPSFIRMPSEDLGSADGNEGGPTEPAQPLIHSTGF; encoded by the exons ATGAGTGTCAGACCTCCAACATCTACTCTGGACAG GACAGCCGTTAAGAAACCAACTCACCTGACCAG GTTGAGCAGCTTTACAGCGGGAGACTCGGAGCGCAAGACCCCTCTTGGCCATCAGAGGGAGCCTCTCTCAGATCTCCCCCCTGAGGGTGCAG TACCAGGGCTGGTGCAGAGATGTGTGGTGGTTGAGAGGGACACCTTGGGTTTTGGTTTtactgtgtgtggagagaggatCAAACTTGTGCAGAACGTTCGTCCAG GGGGGGCAGCGGTGAAGGCCGGGGTACACGAGGGAGACCGAATCATCAAG GTCAATGGTGCGCTAGTGTCGTCCATGTCACATCAGGAAGTGGTGAAGATGATCAAAT CTGGGATGTACGTGGCCCTCACCCTGCAGGGTCCGCCTCCTTCGGTCGCCTCCGTCCCACTTCAGCCCCTCACGTCAGACGTCTTGCCCAATCACAGGATCGCGTTAGGGGGCGAAGCTCCGCCTCccccaccaccgccactccCGCCTACAGGAATCggtacccccacacagagaatCACCGGCCCCAAACCACTACAG GACCCAGAGGTCCAGAAACACGCCACGCAGATCCTACGGAAGATGCTGGAAcaagaggaggcggagctacaG GACCTGCTGGACGAGAGGTCTCaaaacccctccccctctttgGAGGAGAGAATCGAAAGTGCCAAACGGCGTGCTCACAAAGTCCGAGTGAGAATTCAGCAGGATCTT GATGGAACTCGCTCTGAGTCGGTGAGCGGCTACGTGATGGCCGGGGAGG GACGTTTGTCTATAGACTCAGGCGAAGGGGAATTTGAC GTTTGCGAGAGCCctgtctcctccccttcctcctTGTTCAGGACCCCGTTGCGCCACAGACACTCTTCTGACCCACAAGCTGCCGActca GGAGGCAAGGCACAAATAATTGGtccagaggaagaagaggaagaggatgattGCTATACAATCAATGAA ATGGACGGCCCGTTTCAGGACATTGAGCTGTTGAAAAGTCGCCCAGCACACATGGCAGTGTTCATGAGATATATATTCAGCCAGCTCCGGGACCCTAACCCACTG ctGTTCTATCTCTCTGTGGAAGCATATTTGGGCTCAAGCCCCAAAGACGCCCGAACTCTCGCTCCACAAATCTGCTCCGACTTCCTGAACCCTGATGCT cCGCTGAAGATTAAAGTCAGAGACGAGTATCTCTCGGATATTG AGAGCCGTCTCCATGCCCAGGAGGACATCAGGGGTCCGCTCTCTGAGCTCCAGCAGCAGGTTCTGCCTGAGATCCAGCTCCAAATCCAGGACTACAG GAGCAAACAGTTGATGGGACTGGGTTCGCTGTTTGGGGAGAGCGATCTTCAGCAGCTGGATGGAGACCCTGCCAAAGAGCGACAGGTGGTGGACAGACAGGTGGCGGCACTGTGGGAACTCCT CTCAAAACACGAGGAGGAGAGAAG CTCCCCATTATCGTCTGCCGTACACCTGTACCTTCGCCACACCGGCATCAAGCTGCGGGACTCCAAGGTCTTCCCAGGACTGAGCACGGAGAAGGAGAAGTGGCTGGCGTTCTTACCCAAGACCCTGAAG CCCCTGAGCGGCATGAAGAAGGAGAACCACggagaggagaagaagaggaatCCCATCCTGAAGTACATCGGCAAGCCCAGGAGCTCCTCGCAGTCCA tgcggaaatgtgaggaacaTTATTCAGGAAACGTGAGGAACATTATTCAGCACTTTGAGAACCACACAGACCCTGTtggtgaagagggagagaatgagggacAGAGACTCTCGACTGGCAGCCTCGGGGAGGACAGcatggagag tcctACAGTGTTGGTGCGTTTGGCCCGTAGTGAATCTTTGAAGGCCCAGGGGGAGGGGCGTCGCCGTGGAGGTGCAGCAGGGGCGGAGACTGTCCCCCGTTCCCGTAGCGATGTTGACATGGAAGACTGCGATGAGAGGGATGGCACAGGACTCCGCCCCTTACATCACAGTGCTTCCTCCTCCGCCTCCAGCAGCTCTGCGAg GTCACTGGAGAACCCCACACCACCGTATACCCCACGCTCCAGACGCAG gAGTGTAGATACACCATTGGCATTGTTGCCTGATGCCCCTCTTTtggaggaggatgttgtggacACCCAGAACTGGCAGGACACTGTGGAGCCCGACGTCCTGTCCTCTCTCAGCGCCCGCGAGATCGACCGCCAGGCCGTCATCTACG AGCTGTTCACAACGGAAGCGTCTCATCTCCGGATTCTCAGGGTGCTCGATCAGGTGTTCTTCCAGAAGATGAGGAACGCTCTGAGCTCCGAGGAACTCTCCTGCATATTCCCCAACCTGCCCCAGGTCTACAACCTTCATG CAAGTCTGTGTGAGTCCATGAAGAGACTGAGGGACTCCCCTATCGTCCAAGGCATCGGAGACATCATGCTGTCCAGG tttgaAGACGCACCAGGAGAGGAGTTCCAGGAGGAGGTGTCTCACCTGTGCAGTCAGCAGAGTCAGGCCCTGGAGCtcattaaaaacaaacagcGCAAGGACCCACGCTTTGCTCACCTGATACAG gaatgTGAAGCCAGCCCTCACTGCCGCAGGCTACAACTAAAGGACCTTCTAGTGTCTGAGATGCAGAGACTCACCAAATACCCCCTGCTGCTGGATAACATCATCAAACACACAGAAG CTGGTTCACCAGACCTGCAGCCGTTGCTACGGGCACAGGTGTGTTGCCGCGGGATCCTACAAGCCGTCAACGAGGTCGTCAGGGAGACGGAGCACCGGCAACGGCTCAGCCAATACCAGCGCAGGCTAGACCTATCGCCTCTGGAGCGGCTGGCCAATCCCGTCTCAGAGTTTAAG AATCTGGACCTGACCACCAAGAAAATGATCCATGAAGGTCCTTTGACTTGGAAAGTTAGTAAAGATAAAGCTATAG ACATTCAGGCTCTGCTTCTCTCAGACCTGCTGCTGCTCCTCCAAAGGGGTCCGGATGACCGGTTGATCCTACGCTACCCCTCACGCACGCTGGGTGGGGTTGTGGGAGGGGTTGTGGGCGGGAATACAGACCTCAAAACCCCCTTCTGCCCTGTGGTCCGTCTGGGTTCATCGCTCGTCAGATCCGTGGCTACAG ATAACAAGGCCCTGTATGTGATCAGTACATCAGAGAGACAAATGTACGAGCTGGTGGCTGGGACGTTATCCGAGAAAaacac ATGGAAGGACCTATTGGAAAAGACCATCTCGCTGGCCTCTGGAGGAGTTGGGACCACCAAACAAGGATCACCAGCTCC ATCTAGAGGAGATGTCAGGAGTTCACAGTTGCATGGTAATCATGTCAGTCGGCTAG ATGACTCCCCAATGGAAGAGGCTGGATCTTTAGAGAAAGATTCACAGAGTGATGATGAAAATGTTCTCACACCCACTACTCCAGCTGACCAATCAGAGGCTTTCATGCGTAATGATGGGCAGGATTATGTGGGAGAGCAAGTGGCTGAAGCTGCTCTTCAAGATG TTGAGACACTAAGACGGTTGATCTTTAAAGATCATGATGGGTGGAGTCAGGATTCTGATGACACACCTACAAACGAGACGGCCAATGAAGGGAGTCCATTCATAGATCGATCAGGACTAGAGGCTGCTGAATCTACCTCAGATGAAACATCCACACAGTTAGAGGAGGATCACGTAGATGCTCCACCTGTAGAGGTTGTGAGGAAAG CTGTGGGTGCGGGCTCTTCTTCTATTCCTGATGACATGATTGATGTCACCTCCAATCAGTCTTCTGAGTCAAAAG GGAACATGTTCTATCTAGTGTTACCAAAAGACCAGACGAGTCTACTAACAGAAGAAAGCAGCACAGATGATTCAAGTGATTTAGAGGCTGCCCGTCAGGAGCAGAAAGTGACATCATTGTCCTCGCAGCAAGAGGATGAAGAGCAGGAGATGTCTTTCAGGTCACCAAGGGGCCAATCGCACCTGGAGGTGATGAGTAATGAGACGAGGCCCAGCCAATCACGAGCTAACATACAACGACACATAATCAAAAACATGGATGAGATTTTTCAAACCATCGAGGACCTGATGAAAAAACTGCATCAGCTTAGG GACATTGAAGCAGATCACTGTAGACTGCTCAGGATGGAGAGAAGAAAATCACCTGTTGGTCAAGGCCCAGAGGTCTCCATCCACAGGTCTCCCTCCTTCATCAGGATGCCATCTGAGGATCTTGGGTCAGCTGATG GTAACGAAGGAGGGCCAACAGAACCAGCTCAGCCTCTGATCCATTCTACAGGATTCTGA